In Streptomyces sp. NBC_00704, a genomic segment contains:
- a CDS encoding Lrp/AsnC family transcriptional regulator: MPPPAGASLPPARPLDAIDQDILQMLQADGRASIRSVAERVHVSRANAYARINRLIDDGVIRGFGARVNHERAGQGTSAYITLKIVQNSWRTVREQLRQLPGASHIALVGGDFDVLLLVHTPDNRALREVVLTRLQAIPEVLSTRTLLVFEEEDLEPQS; this comes from the coding sequence CTGCCGCCGCCGGCCGGCGCGTCGCTGCCGCCGGCGCGCCCGCTCGACGCCATCGACCAGGACATCCTGCAGATGCTCCAGGCCGACGGGCGCGCCTCGATACGGTCGGTCGCCGAACGGGTCCACGTGTCGCGGGCCAACGCCTACGCGCGGATCAACCGGCTCATCGACGACGGCGTCATCCGCGGCTTCGGCGCCCGTGTGAACCACGAGCGCGCCGGGCAGGGCACGAGCGCCTACATCACCCTGAAGATCGTGCAGAACTCCTGGCGGACGGTGCGCGAGCAGCTCAGACAGCTGCCCGGCGCCTCCCACATCGCTCTCGTCGGGGGCGACTTCGACGTCCTGCTGCTGGTGCACACGCCCGACAACCGGGCGCTGCGCGAGGTGGTGCTGACCCGGCTCCAGGCGATCCCGGAGGTGCTCAGCACCCGCACCCTGCTGGTCTTCGAGGAGGAGGACCTGGAGCCCCAGAGCTGA
- the pdhA gene encoding pyruvate dehydrogenase (acetyl-transferring) E1 component subunit alpha: MTVMEQRGTYRPTPPPAWQPRTDPAPLLPDAEPYRVLGTDAAAQADPELLRRLYAQLVRGRRYNTQATALTKQGRLAVYPSSTGQEACEVAAALVLEERDWLFPSYRDTLAVVARGVDPVEALTLLRGDWHTGYDPYEHRVAPLCTPLATQLPHAVGLAHAARLKGDDVVALAMVGDGGTSEGDFHEALNFAAVWQAPVVFLVQNNGFAISVPLAKQTAAPSLAHKAVGYGMPGRLVDGNDAAAVHEVLADAVRRAREGGGPTLVEAVTYRIDAHTNADDATRYRGDAEVETWREHDPIQLLERELTARGLLDDEARQCARDAAEEMAADLRARMNQDPVLDPMDLFSHVYAEPTAQLREQQALLRAELEAEQEGAH; this comes from the coding sequence ATGACGGTCATGGAGCAGCGGGGCACGTACCGGCCGACTCCGCCGCCGGCCTGGCAGCCCCGTACCGACCCCGCGCCGCTGCTGCCCGACGCGGAGCCGTACCGCGTCCTCGGCACCGACGCGGCCGCACAGGCCGACCCGGAGCTGCTGCGCCGGCTGTATGCCCAGCTGGTGCGCGGCCGCCGCTACAACACCCAGGCCACCGCGCTCACCAAGCAGGGCAGACTCGCCGTCTACCCCTCCAGCACCGGCCAGGAGGCCTGCGAGGTCGCCGCCGCGCTGGTCCTGGAGGAGCGCGACTGGCTGTTCCCCAGCTACCGGGACACCCTCGCCGTCGTCGCACGCGGCGTGGACCCCGTCGAGGCCCTCACCCTGCTGCGCGGCGACTGGCACACCGGCTACGACCCGTACGAGCACCGGGTGGCGCCGCTGTGCACCCCGCTCGCCACCCAGCTCCCGCACGCCGTGGGCCTCGCGCACGCCGCCCGCCTCAAGGGCGACGACGTGGTCGCGCTCGCCATGGTCGGCGACGGCGGCACCAGCGAGGGCGACTTCCACGAGGCCCTGAACTTCGCCGCCGTCTGGCAGGCGCCGGTCGTCTTCCTCGTGCAGAACAACGGCTTCGCCATCTCCGTGCCGCTCGCCAAGCAGACCGCCGCGCCCTCGCTGGCCCACAAGGCCGTCGGATACGGCATGCCGGGCCGGCTGGTCGACGGCAACGACGCGGCCGCCGTGCACGAGGTGCTCGCCGACGCGGTGCGCCGCGCGCGGGAGGGCGGCGGCCCGACGCTCGTGGAGGCGGTCACCTACCGCATCGACGCCCACACCAACGCCGACGACGCCACCCGCTACCGCGGTGACGCCGAGGTGGAGACCTGGCGCGAGCACGACCCGATCCAGCTGCTGGAGCGCGAGCTGACCGCGCGCGGGCTGCTCGACGACGAGGCCAGGCAGTGCGCGCGGGACGCCGCCGAGGAGATGGCCGCCGACCTGCGCGCCCGGATGAACCAGGACCCGGTCCTCGACCCCATGGACCTGTTCTCGCACGTGTACGCCGAGCCCACTGCTCAGCTGCGCGAGCAGCAGGCGCTGCTGCGGGCCGAGCTCGAGGCCGAGCAGGAAGGCGCGCACTGA
- a CDS encoding alpha-ketoacid dehydrogenase subunit beta, whose protein sequence is MTTVALKPATMAQALTRALRDAMADDPSVHVLGEDVGALGGVFRVTDGLAKEFGEDRCTDTPLAEAGILGTAVGMAMYGLRPVVEMQFDAFAYPAFEQLISHVARMRNRTRGRMPLPITVRVPYGGGIGGVEHHSDSSEAYYMATPGLHVVTPATVADAYGLLRASIASDDPVVFLEPKRLYWSKDAWNPQEPTDVEPIGRAVVRRQGRSATLITYGPSVPVCLEAAEAARAEGWDLEVVDLRSLVPFDDETVAASVRRTGRAVVVHESGSFGGPGGEIAARVTERCFHHLEAPVLRVAGFDLPYPPPMLERHHLPGVDRILDAVARLQWEAGN, encoded by the coding sequence ATGACGACGGTCGCCCTCAAGCCCGCCACCATGGCGCAGGCCCTCACGCGCGCGTTGCGCGACGCCATGGCCGACGACCCGTCCGTCCACGTCCTGGGCGAGGACGTGGGCGCCCTCGGCGGCGTCTTCCGGGTCACCGACGGGCTGGCGAAGGAGTTCGGCGAGGACCGCTGCACGGACACCCCGCTCGCCGAGGCCGGCATCCTCGGCACCGCCGTCGGCATGGCCATGTACGGTCTGCGGCCGGTCGTCGAGATGCAGTTCGACGCGTTCGCCTACCCGGCGTTCGAGCAGCTCATCAGCCATGTCGCCCGGATGCGCAACCGCACCCGCGGCCGGATGCCCCTGCCGATCACCGTCCGGGTGCCCTACGGCGGCGGCATCGGCGGCGTGGAGCACCACAGCGACTCCTCCGAGGCCTACTACATGGCCACCCCGGGCCTGCACGTCGTCACGCCCGCCACGGTCGCCGACGCCTACGGCCTGCTGCGCGCCTCCATCGCCTCCGACGACCCGGTGGTCTTCCTCGAACCCAAGCGCCTGTACTGGTCCAAGGACGCCTGGAACCCGCAGGAGCCGACGGACGTCGAGCCCATCGGGCGTGCGGTGGTGCGGCGTCAGGGCCGCAGCGCCACGCTGATCACGTACGGGCCGTCGGTGCCGGTCTGCCTCGAAGCCGCCGAGGCGGCGCGGGCCGAGGGCTGGGACCTGGAGGTCGTCGACCTGCGCTCGCTGGTCCCGTTCGACGACGAGACGGTCGCCGCGTCGGTGCGGCGCACCGGACGCGCGGTCGTCGTGCACGAGTCGGGCTCCTTCGGCGGCCCGGGCGGGGAGATCGCCGCCCGCGTCACCGAGCGCTGCTTCCACCATCTGGAGGCGCCGGTGCTGCGCGTGGCCGGGTTCGACCTGCCGTATCCGCCGCCGATGCTGGAGCGCCACCACCTGCCCGGCGTCGACCGCATCCTGGACGCCGTGGCGCGGTTGCAGTGGGAGGCCGGGAACTGA
- a CDS encoding dihydrolipoamide acetyltransferase family protein, translating to MAQVLEFKLPDLGEGLTEAEIVRWLVQVGDVVAVDQPVVEVETAKAMVEVPCPYGGVVTARFGEEGTELPVGAPLITVAVGAPASGAAEVEAATGGSGNVLVGYGTSEAPARRRRVRSARPEPAATAEATVAVDGTAPAVPAAQAAPAAPAEALGGPVPVISPLVRRLARENGLDLRELRGSGPEGLILRADVESALRVAVPREEPGQEAPRAGGTAALAGGRRVPLKGVRGAVADKLSRSRREIPDATCWVDADATELMRARTAMNAAGGPKISLLALLARICTAALARYPELNSTVDQAAREIVRFDQVHLGFAAQTDRGLVVPVVRDAHARDAEGLTAEFARLTEAGREGRLTPADLTGGTFTLNNYGVFGVDGSTPIINHPEAAMLGVGRIVPKPWVHEGELAVRQVVQLSLTFDHRVCDGGTAGGFLRHVADCVEQPAVLLRTL from the coding sequence ATGGCACAGGTGCTGGAGTTCAAGCTGCCCGACCTCGGTGAGGGACTCACCGAGGCGGAGATCGTGCGCTGGCTGGTCCAGGTCGGCGACGTGGTCGCCGTCGACCAGCCGGTCGTCGAGGTCGAGACGGCCAAGGCGATGGTCGAGGTGCCCTGCCCCTACGGGGGCGTGGTGACCGCCCGCTTCGGCGAGGAGGGCACGGAACTGCCCGTCGGCGCCCCGCTGATCACGGTCGCGGTCGGCGCGCCGGCCTCCGGCGCAGCCGAGGTCGAGGCCGCGACCGGGGGCTCGGGCAACGTTCTCGTCGGATACGGCACATCGGAGGCGCCCGCGCGCAGGCGCCGGGTCCGCTCCGCGCGACCGGAACCGGCCGCCACCGCCGAAGCCACCGTCGCGGTCGACGGCACGGCCCCGGCGGTCCCGGCCGCACAGGCCGCACCGGCCGCACCGGCTGAGGCGCTCGGCGGGCCCGTCCCCGTGATCTCGCCGCTGGTGCGCCGGCTCGCTCGGGAGAACGGGCTGGACCTGCGCGAACTCAGGGGCTCGGGACCGGAGGGTCTCATCCTGCGGGCCGACGTCGAGAGCGCGCTGCGGGTGGCCGTGCCGCGCGAAGAGCCCGGGCAGGAGGCCCCGCGTGCCGGCGGGACCGCCGCCCTCGCCGGCGGACGCCGCGTGCCGCTCAAGGGCGTCCGTGGCGCCGTCGCCGACAAGCTGTCGCGCAGCCGGCGGGAGATCCCGGACGCGACCTGCTGGGTGGACGCCGACGCGACCGAACTGATGCGGGCCCGGACGGCGATGAACGCGGCGGGCGGGCCGAAGATCTCCCTCCTCGCGCTGCTCGCCCGTATCTGCACCGCGGCGCTGGCCCGGTATCCGGAGCTGAACTCCACCGTCGACCAGGCCGCCCGCGAGATCGTCCGGTTCGACCAGGTCCACCTCGGCTTCGCCGCACAGACCGACAGGGGCCTCGTCGTGCCCGTGGTCCGTGACGCGCACGCACGGGACGCCGAGGGGCTCACCGCGGAGTTCGCCCGGCTCACCGAGGCCGGCCGCGAGGGACGGCTCACTCCCGCGGACCTGACCGGCGGCACCTTCACGCTGAACAACTACGGAGTGTTCGGCGTCGACGGCTCCACGCCGATCATCAACCACCCGGAGGCGGCCATGCTCGGCGTCGGCCGCATCGTCCCCAAGCCGTGGGTGCACGAGGGCGAGCTGGCGGTGCGCCAGGTCGTTCAGCTCTCGCTCACCTTCGACCACCGGGTGTGCGACGGCGGCACGGCGGGCGGCTTCCTGCGCCATGTGGCCGACTGCGTGGAGCAGCCGGCGGTGCTGCTGCGCACCCTGTGA